The following proteins are co-located in the Lagenorhynchus albirostris chromosome 4, mLagAlb1.1, whole genome shotgun sequence genome:
- the LOC132519359 gene encoding LOW QUALITY PROTEIN: ribonuclease H2 subunit B-like (The sequence of the model RefSeq protein was modified relative to this genomic sequence to represent the inferred CDS: inserted 2 bases in 1 codon), with translation MKSGLLFVKLVNPCSGEGAIYLFNMCLPQLFEIKVFKEKNHSWFINESVQSRVLLHFATLMDPLFLLLHSLIKADREGKFQPLDQVVMDDMFLNCILLLKLPELKKLLQHVTEEKEIDKKKYYKYSKKKTLKWLEKKVNQTMAALKTNSVNVGARVQSTAFFSGDPVSSDKEEDCINYAHGLISDYIPKELSDDLSKYLKLPEPPASVPNPPSKKVXSDEPVEAKEDYTKFNTKDLKTVKKNSKMTAAQKVLAKVDKSGMKSIDSFFGAKHV, from the exons atgaaaagtggGCTTCTGTTTGTAAAACTGGTTAACCCATGTTCAGGGGAAGGAGCCATTTACTTGTTCAATATGTGTCTACCGCAGCTgtttgaaataaaagttttcaaggaaaaaaaccatTCTTGGTTTATAAATGAATCAGTTCAATCAAGAGTTCTTCTTCACTTTGCCACACTCATGGACCCTCTGTTTCTGCTTCTCCACTCCCTTATAAAGGCTGATAGAGAGGGAAAGTTTCAGCCCCTGGATCAAGTTGTGATGGATGACATGTTTCTGAATTGCATCTTGTTGCTGAAACTTCCTGAACTTAAGAAGTTACTTCAACATGtgacagaggagaaagaaatagaCAAGAAGAAATATTACAAGTACAGcaaaaagaagacattaaaatgGCTGGAAAAAAAGGTTAATCAGACTATGGCAGCATTAAAAACCAATAGTGTAAATGTCGGTGCCCGGGTACAGTCTACTGCATTTTTCTCTGGTGACCCGGTTTCCAGTGACAAGGAAGAGGATTGTATTAATTATGCCCATGGTCTGATATCTGATTACATCCCTAAAGAACTAAGTGATGacttatctaaatatttaaagcttCCAGAACCTCCAGCTTCAGTGCCAAACCCTCCATCAAAGAAAGT ATCAGATGAGCCCGTAGAAGCAAAAGAAGATTACACTAAGTTTAACACTAAAGATTTGAAGACTGtaaagaaaaatagcaaaatgacTGCAGCTCAGAAGGTTTTGGCTAAAGTTGACAAGAGTGGAATGAAAAGTATTGATTCCTTTTTTGGTgcaaaacatgtttaa